The Scomber japonicus isolate fScoJap1 chromosome 8, fScoJap1.pri, whole genome shotgun sequence genome has a segment encoding these proteins:
- the sncb gene encoding beta-synuclein: protein MDVFMKGLSKAKEGMAVAAEKTKEGVAVAAEKTKEGVMFVGNKAKDSVGTVAEKTTGAMGNIAAATGLVKKDEFPADMNPEEYGQEAMEGQGEGMLEPEGETYDETQQESQDYEPEA from the exons ATGGATGTGTTTATGAAAGGTTTGTCTAAAGCAAAAGAAGGGATGGCTGTAGCTGCAGAGAAGACCAAGGAAGGAGTCGCAGTTGCAGCAGAAAAGACTAAAGAAGGCGTCATGTTTGTAG GTAACAAGGCCAAAGACAGCGTGGGTACAG TGGCTGAGAAGACCACTGGAGCCATGGGGAACATCGCTGCTGCCACTGGCCTGGTGAAGAAGGACGAGTTCCCTGCAGACATGAAT CCTGAGGAGTATGGGCAGGAGGCCATGGAGGGCCAGGGAGAGGGAATGCTGGAGCCAGAAGGGGAGACATATGATGAGACCCAGCAG gaGAGCCAGGACTACGAGCCAGAAGCATAA